A stretch of Bradyrhizobium sp. AZCC 2262 DNA encodes these proteins:
- a CDS encoding class I SAM-dependent methyltransferase has product MPLQSSVRALKKPRLDDEVRFLRSWIEKPLHMGAVMPSSKLLARTMAEYVDVDAEGPVIELGPGTGAITNALIEHGVDQKRLVLVEYNPGFCALLRDRYPHAKVVQGDAYALRTSLQDVLDAPASAVVSGLPLVTKPMLTRLKLIRDAFTALAPGAPFVQFTYSVAPPIPKSLPGVSTEASERIWMNLPPARVWVYRKG; this is encoded by the coding sequence ATGCCTTTGCAATCGTCCGTGCGTGCGTTGAAGAAGCCCCGTCTCGATGATGAGGTCCGCTTCCTTCGTTCATGGATCGAAAAGCCGCTGCACATGGGTGCGGTGATGCCGTCGAGCAAGCTGCTCGCCCGGACCATGGCGGAATATGTCGACGTCGATGCAGAAGGACCGGTCATCGAACTTGGGCCCGGGACCGGTGCGATTACCAACGCACTGATCGAACATGGCGTCGATCAAAAGCGGCTCGTACTGGTCGAATATAATCCGGGCTTCTGCGCCTTGCTGCGCGACCGCTATCCGCACGCCAAGGTGGTGCAGGGTGACGCCTATGCGCTGCGCACCTCGCTGCAGGATGTACTGGACGCGCCGGCCTCCGCCGTGGTCTCCGGCCTGCCGCTCGTAACCAAACCGATGTTGACGCGCCTGAAACTGATCCGCGACGCCTTCACGGCGCTCGCGCCCGGCGCCCCCTTCGTGCAGTTCACCTATTCGGTCGCGCCGCCGATCCCGAAATCGCTGCCGGGCGTGTCCACAGAAGCCTCTGAGCGGATCTGGATGAACCTTCCGCCCGCGCGGGTCTGGGTGTATCGCAAGGGCTGA